Proteins encoded in a region of the Pseudanabaena sp. BC1403 genome:
- a CDS encoding transposase: protein MSNYRRPVITEGTYFITQVTYQRIPWLCSDLGRKGLREAIAKVREKYPFEINAFVLLPDHFHCLWTLPEEDKDFSVRLRLIKTYVTKHYGDQLGINAEVSRSRQKRQEKNLWQRRFWEHLIRDERDYALHCDYIHYNPVRHGLCAKAEDWQFSSIHRFIAQGQYPPDWGATEVTEKPQDIWDE from the coding sequence ATGTCAAATTATCGAAGACCAGTAATTACAGAAGGAACTTATTTTATTACCCAAGTCACCTATCAGAGAATTCCTTGGCTTTGTAGTGATTTGGGACGTAAAGGATTGCGCGAGGCGATCGCTAAAGTTCGAGAGAAATATCCATTTGAAATAAATGCTTTTGTTCTATTGCCCGATCATTTCCATTGTCTGTGGACGTTGCCAGAAGAAGACAAGGATTTTTCGGTAAGATTACGATTAATCAAAACCTATGTAACCAAACATTATGGCGATCAATTAGGAATTAATGCAGAAGTTTCGCGATCGCGACAAAAACGACAAGAAAAGAATCTATGGCAGCGTCGTTTTTGGGAGCATCTAATCCGAGATGAGCGAGATTATGCTCTACATTGCGATTATATTCATTACAATCCTGTACGACATGGATTATGTGCAAAAGCAGAAGATTGGCAATTTTCCAGCATTCATCGTTTTATCGCACAGGGACAATATCCACCCGATTGGGGAGCCACAGAAGTTACAGAAAAGCCCCAAGACATTTGGGACGAATAA
- a CDS encoding type II toxin-antitoxin system HicB family antitoxin, giving the protein MNRYSMNVQWSEADHLFLVTIPEFADLVVMPCTHGETREQAIHNGEEVIEMYLEAWQMEGESIPEPKILQAV; this is encoded by the coding sequence ATGAACAGATACAGTATGAATGTTCAATGGTCTGAGGCAGATCACTTATTTCTAGTCACGATTCCAGAATTTGCCGATCTCGTTGTCATGCCTTGTACGCATGGCGAAACTCGTGAGCAGGCAATTCATAATGGTGAAGAGGTTATTGAAATGTACCTAGAAGCTTGGCAAATGGAAGGTGAATCTATTCCTGAGCCGAAGATACTTCAAGCTGTTTAG
- a CDS encoding type II toxin-antitoxin system RelE/ParE family toxin: MKYQIAKRFKKDLDKINDQKILAKVRKCIEAIGTSQTLSEIPDLEPLKGFSGYYRIKFDYSYRIGIFWDGEVIEILKIESREGFYKNFP, translated from the coding sequence ATGAAATATCAAATTGCCAAACGCTTCAAAAAAGATTTAGACAAAATCAACGACCAAAAGATTCTCGCAAAAGTCAGAAAATGTATTGAAGCAATTGGAACTTCTCAAACACTGTCCGAAATTCCAGATCTTGAGCCATTAAAAGGGTTTTCGGGATACTATCGCATTAAATTTGATTACAGCTATCGTATTGGGATTTTTTGGGATGGAGAAGTTATTGAAATTCTTAAAATAGAAAGTCGTGAGGGATTTTACAAAAATTTCCCTTGA
- a CDS encoding translation initiation factor IF-2, which produces MGFADYSIAEIAEDYKLTLESVFKLCDRLGIAYQDAETKLALEDAKAVIMASEAQNSKTSFKNT; this is translated from the coding sequence ATGGGCTTTGCTGATTATTCGATCGCTGAGATCGCGGAAGACTACAAACTCACCCTTGAGTCTGTATTTAAACTATGCGATCGCCTTGGGATCGCTTACCAAGATGCCGAAACCAAACTTGCTTTGGAAGACGCAAAAGCCGTAATCATGGCATCCGAAGCCCAAAATTCTAAA
- a CDS encoding type II toxin-antitoxin system HicA family toxin, whose translation MPRKIREFKAQVAREGFVYLPKRGKGSHERWRHPMLSQTLTISGKDGDDVPIYLEKQLAKLLDAIKKLGNQEEDL comes from the coding sequence ATGCCTAGAAAAATTCGGGAATTCAAAGCCCAAGTTGCGCGTGAGGGATTCGTTTATTTGCCCAAACGGGGTAAGGGTAGTCATGAGCGCTGGCGACACCCTATGCTCAGTCAAACGTTAACTATTTCGGGTAAGGATGGTGATGATGTACCAATATACTTAGAGAAGCAACTCGCAAAATTATTGGATGCAATCAAGAAGCTAGGGAATCAGGAGGAGGATTTATGA
- the hisA gene encoding 1-(5-phosphoribosyl)-5-[(5-phosphoribosylamino)methylideneamino]imidazole-4-carboxamide isomerase: MDVIPAIDILDGRCVRLYQGDYQKSEVFGEDPVEVAQRWYDQGAKYLHVVDLDGAKEGKPKNLKVIEAIARSIPMRVQMGGGLRDRESIVSVLNSGVSRVILGTAAVESSQLVADICAEFPEQIMIGIDARNGKVATRGWLTNSDVTAVDLAKRMTSVGIAGIIYTDIHRDGTMQGPNIEALRQLAENVDVPVIASGGISSITDLLNLLSLESVGVKGAIVGKAIYTGDIQLREALRAVGNGRWQDVIDNSAIA, translated from the coding sequence ATGGATGTAATTCCCGCAATTGATATTTTAGATGGACGCTGTGTCAGGCTCTATCAGGGGGATTATCAAAAATCAGAAGTATTTGGTGAAGACCCCGTTGAGGTTGCTCAGCGTTGGTACGATCAAGGCGCTAAGTATTTGCATGTGGTTGATTTGGATGGTGCAAAGGAAGGCAAGCCGAAAAACTTAAAGGTAATTGAGGCGATCGCCCGATCAATTCCGATGCGAGTACAGATGGGTGGCGGCTTGCGCGATCGCGAAAGTATCGTGTCAGTGCTAAATTCTGGCGTGAGTCGGGTGATTTTAGGCACGGCTGCGGTGGAAAGCTCGCAACTAGTTGCCGATATTTGTGCGGAATTTCCTGAGCAAATTATGATTGGCATTGATGCCCGTAATGGCAAGGTTGCCACTAGAGGCTGGTTGACCAATTCGGATGTAACTGCTGTGGATCTTGCCAAACGCATGACTTCTGTAGGCATCGCAGGAATTATTTATACGGATATTCATCGCGATGGCACGATGCAGGGGCCAAATATCGAGGCTTTGCGCCAACTTGCCGAAAATGTTGATGTACCTGTGATTGCGTCAGGTGGAATTAGTTCGATTACGGATTTGTTAAATCTGCTATCGCTGGAATCTGTCGGCGTGAAGGGTGCGATCGTTGGCAAAGCGATTTATACAGGTGATATCCAACTACGTGAAGCTCTTCGGGCGGTGGGTAATGGGCGTTGGCAAGATGTAATTGATAACTCGGCGATCGCCTAA
- a CDS encoding ABC transporter permease, translating to MKSPKQSVSQKLMFVGIVISVAFLLMAIATPLLQALGILTDPIEFLSNPIHQPPSPQHWFGTDLQGHDVFTRTIAGAGVAWQVTIASTVISLVIGVPLGMLSGYKGGWLDRILVFLMDAIYTLPSLLLSLTIAFVVGAGVWNAAIALSVAYIPQYFRVIRNQTVSTKTEVYIEAAQAIGADTKTILIKYLAPNVVQSLPVIFTLNAADAILTLAGLGFLGLGIPEDVPEWGHDLKQALDALSTGENIWWTTIFPGLAITLMTIGLSLVGEGLTQRFSSKKETNA from the coding sequence ATGAAATCGCCTAAGCAGTCAGTCTCCCAAAAGTTAATGTTCGTTGGCATCGTCATTAGCGTTGCTTTTTTGCTGATGGCGATCGCCACACCATTGCTGCAAGCGCTGGGGATTTTGACAGATCCCATTGAATTTCTTAGCAATCCGATCCATCAGCCACCATCGCCACAACATTGGTTTGGCACGGATTTACAGGGACATGATGTATTTACGAGAACGATCGCAGGTGCTGGTGTCGCATGGCAAGTAACGATCGCCTCAACCGTAATTAGTCTTGTAATCGGCGTACCCTTGGGGATGCTAAGCGGCTACAAAGGCGGCTGGCTCGATCGCATCTTAGTCTTTTTGATGGATGCCATCTACACGTTGCCGAGTTTATTGCTATCGCTAACGATCGCCTTTGTTGTCGGTGCTGGGGTCTGGAATGCTGCGATCGCGCTCAGTGTTGCCTATATCCCCCAATATTTTCGGGTGATCCGCAACCAAACTGTGAGTACGAAAACCGAAGTTTATATCGAAGCTGCTCAAGCGATCGGTGCTGACACGAAAACAATCTTAATCAAATATCTCGCGCCCAACGTCGTCCAAAGTTTACCCGTAATTTTCACCCTCAACGCCGCCGATGCGATTTTGACCCTTGCAGGTTTAGGCTTTTTAGGTTTAGGCATTCCCGAAGATGTCCCTGAATGGGGGCATGATCTTAAGCAAGCTCTTGACGCACTTTCGACTGGCGAAAATATCTGGTGGACAACAATTTTCCCTGGTTTGGCGATTACTTTAATGACGATCGGTTTATCGCTTGTAGGTGAAGGCTTGACTCAGAGATTTAGCAGCAAGAAAGAAACAAATGCCTAG
- a CDS encoding C39 family peptidase, with amino-acid sequence MTAASNNSPVNAPAPAPVQTAIAITQAPTEIVVNREIAIAGTADFTQVLQILVTLPNDANVPVQTNPTAGTWLAKISAGLPTAMATFLRVRAIGANNQLLAELIVNVLVKNPDITLVTKQATRFKASPADSGTLPPNGKVDVQAGQTLEVLRYGSVDGHIKVLLKQPIAPMGAFGYFYAPHVDLIAPITLTVKQDTIFKISTAASQALPFTQKAEVKAGTKLLLDGNFTIAANHVQVKLAQPLAPVGQVGFFFLPHVELSKLGESLDFSNPADVSDIPINGAIATVITDTFLKASSQNASSLSDSQKIMVKAGTTYPISGYASVNGHFRVKFVSAIAPIGNVGFFYERHVSITKNGKAILFDPDMKTLTVRQNTVLKKRPIDSRQLAANELAPLNAGDVFGLDSYSLTDIHFQVTLNEDVPPLGKSGFVFAGHVNLQQGNKAIEITPKRKVLGVPYFSQLDNPRDPFVTCNVTSIAMVLAFHGRRSRNPQQQLEDELYQWVINKYGAQSRTDNAVLQGLYRAYGFGGNFSTTRTWSQIKQEITENRPVVIGGYFTHGGHIITIIGFDEQGYIVHDPYGNALTGYSQTEGKSLRYPYIYMRDMCGVDGDVWAHFILPK; translated from the coding sequence ATGACAGCCGCTTCAAATAATTCACCTGTTAATGCTCCTGCTCCTGCCCCAGTACAAACAGCGATCGCCATTACTCAAGCGCCTACTGAGATTGTGGTCAATCGTGAAATTGCGATCGCAGGAACAGCAGACTTTACTCAAGTTTTACAAATTCTAGTGACATTGCCCAATGACGCAAATGTCCCAGTACAAACTAACCCAACCGCAGGTACTTGGCTTGCCAAAATTTCGGCTGGGTTACCAACTGCGATGGCGACATTTTTGCGAGTGCGGGCGATCGGCGCAAATAATCAGCTTTTGGCTGAGTTGATTGTCAATGTTTTAGTTAAGAATCCTGATATCACATTGGTAACCAAGCAAGCTACTCGTTTTAAAGCTTCCCCTGCGGATTCGGGGACTTTACCGCCCAATGGCAAAGTCGATGTGCAAGCTGGACAAACTCTTGAAGTGTTGCGTTATGGATCTGTTGATGGGCATATCAAGGTCTTGCTCAAGCAACCGATCGCACCGATGGGAGCCTTTGGTTACTTCTATGCGCCCCATGTGGATTTGATTGCACCGATTACGCTGACTGTGAAGCAAGACACGATTTTCAAGATTTCTACAGCGGCTTCGCAAGCTTTACCTTTTACCCAAAAAGCCGAGGTGAAAGCGGGGACAAAATTGTTGTTGGATGGGAATTTTACGATCGCGGCTAACCATGTCCAAGTCAAACTTGCTCAACCCTTGGCTCCCGTCGGACAGGTTGGCTTCTTTTTCTTGCCCCATGTGGAATTATCAAAACTTGGCGAATCCCTTGATTTCTCGAATCCTGCCGATGTTAGTGATATCCCGATCAATGGTGCGATCGCTACGGTGATTACTGACACCTTTTTGAAAGCATCGTCACAAAATGCTAGTAGCCTCTCCGATTCGCAAAAAATCATGGTTAAAGCGGGTACGACTTATCCGATTAGCGGCTATGCCTCGGTTAATGGTCATTTCCGCGTGAAGTTTGTCTCTGCGATCGCCCCGATTGGCAATGTGGGATTTTTCTATGAGCGACATGTCAGCATTACCAAAAATGGTAAGGCGATCCTGTTCGACCCTGATATGAAAACCTTGACCGTTAGGCAAAATACAGTTCTCAAGAAGCGCCCCATTGATTCGCGACAGTTAGCTGCAAATGAATTAGCACCCCTCAACGCAGGTGATGTGTTTGGTCTGGATAGCTATAGCCTGACCGATATTCATTTCCAAGTCACTTTAAATGAGGATGTACCACCTCTGGGCAAGTCGGGCTTTGTATTTGCGGGGCACGTCAACCTTCAGCAAGGCAATAAGGCGATCGAGATTACGCCCAAGCGCAAAGTTTTAGGAGTGCCCTATTTTTCACAATTAGACAATCCGCGAGATCCTTTTGTGACCTGTAATGTTACCTCGATCGCTATGGTGTTAGCTTTTCACGGTAGGCGATCGCGCAATCCGCAACAACAGCTAGAGGATGAGCTATATCAATGGGTTATCAATAAATACGGAGCACAATCCCGAACCGATAATGCCGTTTTACAAGGGCTATATCGTGCCTACGGTTTTGGTGGCAACTTCAGCACTACCCGCACATGGTCACAAATCAAACAAGAAATCACCGAAAATCGTCCTGTTGTGATTGGTGGCTACTTCACCCACGGCGGACATATCATTACGATCATTGGCTTCGATGAGCAGGGATATATCGTTCATGATCCCTATGGTAATGCTCTTACAGGCTATAGCCAAACCGAAGGAAAGAGTTTGCGCTATCCATACATTTACATGCGAGATATGTGCGGTGTCGATGGCGATGTATGGGCGCATTTCATTCTGCCCAAATAA
- the lptC gene encoding LPS export ABC transporter periplasmic protein LptC — protein MQQIFSRRNLRLFITIFVATVLMFALGWFIFLRPAVTSLNKTAQTAGSSLQNITLTEFDANGKLLWEIQAKSATYREDRKIADVEDVKGKFYRDGEPLMEATGNKGTIDQASKAISLEGNIKAIAVQEKINMKADRMVWQSEQDLLKATGNIQIDKPEDKLTMTGKELTAKPSVNVYSMEKQVVVIAVEPPLEMKSEKVTWDAKRDRVFTDVPISVVQVKDKLQLTAKKGDWNIQKKEVTFTGDIKAKDPKLDVDLEASQAIWNLEKKLVTLPVPFTGTSKSRGIVIKAQKGEAQVEKEQINLIGEVSASFSSTQGVVNADKVEWLIPTKMITANGNIVYQQPDKNLNVRGDRAVANLELQTVTVTGANVLSTLNP, from the coding sequence ATGCAACAAATATTTAGCCGTCGTAATTTGCGCCTGTTTATCACCATCTTTGTGGCAACAGTGCTGATGTTTGCGCTGGGATGGTTTATATTTTTGCGTCCCGCAGTTACAAGTCTCAATAAGACTGCTCAAACGGCTGGTTCTAGCCTTCAGAATATTACCCTTACCGAATTTGATGCCAATGGGAAGCTCCTTTGGGAAATTCAAGCTAAAAGTGCTACCTATCGCGAAGATCGTAAAATTGCTGATGTCGAAGATGTGAAAGGCAAATTTTACCGTGATGGTGAACCGCTCATGGAGGCAACTGGTAATAAAGGAACTATTGATCAAGCCAGTAAAGCAATTTCGCTAGAGGGAAATATTAAGGCGATCGCAGTTCAAGAAAAGATCAATATGAAAGCCGATCGCATGGTCTGGCAATCAGAGCAAGATCTGCTCAAGGCGACAGGCAATATTCAAATTGATAAGCCTGAGGATAAGCTGACCATGACTGGCAAAGAATTAACGGCTAAACCTAGTGTCAATGTGTATAGCATGGAGAAACAAGTAGTTGTGATCGCGGTAGAGCCACCGCTAGAAATGAAGAGCGAGAAAGTTACTTGGGATGCAAAGCGCGATCGCGTGTTTACTGATGTTCCTATTTCTGTAGTCCAAGTCAAAGACAAATTACAACTAACTGCAAAGAAAGGTGATTGGAATATTCAGAAAAAGGAAGTTACTTTCACGGGTGATATCAAAGCCAAAGATCCGAAACTAGATGTTGACCTTGAGGCATCTCAAGCGATTTGGAATCTTGAGAAAAAGTTAGTAACTCTGCCAGTGCCTTTTACAGGAACGAGTAAGAGTCGAGGTATTGTCATCAAAGCCCAGAAGGGAGAAGCCCAAGTAGAAAAAGAGCAGATTAATCTCATAGGGGAAGTATCGGCAAGTTTTAGCTCTACTCAAGGTGTGGTTAATGCCGATAAGGTGGAATGGTTGATTCCCACAAAAATGATTACGGCTAATGGCAATATCGTCTATCAACAGCCCGATAAGAATCTCAATGTGAGAGGCGATCGCGCTGTAGCAAATCTCGAATTGCAAACCGTCACGGTCACAGGCGCAAATGTCCTTTCAACACTGAATCCTTAA